A stretch of the Fusobacterium varium genome encodes the following:
- a CDS encoding putative signal transduction histidine kinase codes for MKIKINFFQKIFIFSVFIVIFTVLTGYILNIFFLDDFYVYRKKEKMIEAVNISKSLVNDEEIFKEYVEDLRDKEGIDIAVFKKNSMHKMRGRREDMHNNNSPPPTGFNVTSISKTNIKLLIYNEPLPDGRILTLRTSLSVMSAHKHEMYVFNILTTITSVLLSMIIGRIFSKQITKNIKKLNRVAGKISVLDFSEKAEIESGDEMEELSQSIDKMSDNLSLSIENLRAFASNASHELRTPITVISTYAQALINGIVKSDNEKSKYYKAIAKESMDMNELVGNLLTISRLSSPGIKLNMAENNILSILKQSIEKYEMLELEKDIEWNIKLKEEKVFCDIKIFKIAFDNIIQNALKYSKENDIISVYKVNERICIENSIDGRSTGDTSKLWEPFSRGDNANELSIEGNGLGLSIVKKIMELNKIPCGINLKDKKFTFWFDILRS; via the coding sequence ATGAAAATAAAAATTAATTTTTTCCAAAAGATTTTTATCTTTTCAGTTTTTATAGTTATCTTTACTGTTTTAACTGGATATATACTCAACATATTCTTTCTTGATGATTTCTATGTATATAGAAAAAAAGAAAAAATGATAGAGGCTGTCAATATTTCTAAATCTCTAGTGAATGATGAAGAAATTTTTAAAGAATATGTAGAAGATCTAAGGGATAAAGAAGGAATAGATATAGCAGTATTTAAAAAAAATAGTATGCATAAAATGCGAGGAAGAAGAGAAGATATGCACAATAATAACTCTCCCCCTCCTACAGGTTTTAATGTTACAAGCATTTCAAAAACAAATATAAAACTCCTTATATATAATGAACCTCTCCCAGATGGTCGTATCTTAACTTTAAGAACTTCTTTGTCTGTTATGAGTGCTCATAAACATGAGATGTATGTATTTAATATTCTTACAACTATAACATCAGTTCTTCTTAGTATGATAATTGGAAGAATTTTTTCTAAACAAATAACTAAAAATATAAAAAAATTAAACAGAGTTGCTGGAAAAATATCTGTACTGGATTTTTCTGAAAAAGCTGAAATCGAAAGTGGAGATGAAATGGAAGAATTAAGTCAAAGTATTGATAAAATGTCTGATAATCTTTCTCTTTCCATTGAAAATTTAAGAGCTTTCGCTTCAAATGCTTCTCATGAATTAAGAACTCCAATCACAGTTATAAGTACTTATGCTCAAGCTCTTATTAATGGAATTGTTAAAAGCGATAATGAGAAATCCAAATACTATAAAGCAATAGCAAAAGAAAGCATGGACATGAACGAATTAGTTGGGAACCTCCTTACAATATCACGGCTTTCTTCTCCTGGAATAAAACTAAATATGGCAGAAAATAACATTTTATCTATTCTGAAACAAAGTATTGAAAAATATGAAATGCTCGAATTAGAAAAAGATATAGAATGGAATATAAAGCTCAAAGAAGAAAAAGTTTTTTGCGATATAAAAATATTCAAAATAGCTTTTGATAATATTATTCAGAATGCTCTAAAATATTCTAAAGAAAATGACATTATATCAGTCTATAAAGTGAATGAAAGAATATGTATTGAAAACAGCATTGATGGCCGAAGTACTGGAGATACATCTAAATTATGGGAACCTTTTTCTCGTGGTGATAATGCAAATGAACTAAGTATTGAAGGAAATGGATTGGGGCTTTCAATTGTAAAAAAAATTATGGAGTTAAATAAAATCCCTTGTGGTATAAATCTAAAGGATAAAAAATTTACTTTTTGGTTTGACATATTGAGGTCATAA
- a CDS encoding putative haloacid dehalogenase: MKLVVSDLDGTLLDTKSQITDYTKAAVKKLVDNGIEFAIATGRGRASAVRLKKDIGLDIYLICNNGANIYDKKENSIFEKIIDKKTSQEIIKLLRDRKIAYNGFIDDDFYRDEYDKTDYSRRIDFIEHILVDIEDCPALHKIIIVENTDIILKINKELREKFSDAVEITISDPECIDIVPKECSKGNALKVIAQQLGIDMKRIMAFGDGENDLDMLRKVGHPVAMENAQEIVKKEINNTAPKNIENGVALYLEKFFKL; encoded by the coding sequence ATGAAATTAGTTGTATCAGATTTAGATGGAACTCTATTAGATACAAAAAGCCAAATCACTGATTATACAAAGGCAGCTGTAAAAAAATTAGTTGATAATGGAATTGAATTTGCTATAGCTACTGGAAGAGGTCGAGCTTCTGCTGTAAGGCTAAAAAAAGATATAGGATTAGATATCTATCTTATTTGTAATAATGGTGCTAATATATATGATAAAAAAGAAAATAGTATATTTGAAAAAATTATTGATAAAAAAACATCACAAGAAATAATAAAACTTTTAAGAGATAGAAAAATAGCATATAATGGATTTATAGATGATGATTTTTACAGAGATGAATATGATAAAACTGATTATAGCAGAAGAATTGATTTTATAGAGCATATTCTTGTAGATATTGAAGATTGCCCTGCTCTTCATAAAATAATAATAGTAGAAAATACAGATATTATCCTTAAAATAAATAAAGAACTGCGAGAAAAATTTTCTGATGCAGTAGAAATAACTATTTCTGATCCTGAATGTATTGATATAGTTCCTAAAGAATGTAGTAAGGGAAATGCACTTAAAGTTATAGCTCAACAGCTGGGAATAGATATGAAGAGAATCATGGCTTTTGGTGATGGAGAAAATGACCTTGACATGCTTAGAAAAGTTGGTCATCCTGTGGCCATGGAAAATGCTCAGGAAATAGTGAAAAAAGAAATAAATAATACTGCACCCAAAAATATTGAAAATGGTGTAGCTTTATATTTAGAAAAATTTTTTAAACTTTAA
- a CDS encoding putative membrane protein, whose product MLGNIVNTAAVILGSLLGMWLKKGIPDRIKDIIMTSMGLSILALGIKDGINFNNGMLIILFMVIGGIIGELLRIDERLTMLGIYLEKRFSKNKSNDIVKGFVTTSIMFNVGAMAIVGSIKSGLSGNNEILFIKALLDGVASLIFSSKYGIGVLFSAITVFLYQGTIFLFAFFIKSGLDDAIINQISVVGGLMMIGLGINLLFNKNIKIGNLMPALFIPIIYKVIVSFF is encoded by the coding sequence ATGCTGGGAAATATTGTAAATACAGCTGCTGTTATCCTTGGAAGCCTGCTTGGTATGTGGTTGAAAAAAGGTATTCCTGACAGAATAAAAGATATAATAATGACTTCTATGGGACTTTCTATATTAGCTTTAGGAATTAAAGATGGAATAAACTTTAATAATGGAATGCTTATAATATTATTTATGGTTATTGGAGGAATTATTGGAGAACTTTTAAGAATAGATGAAAGACTTACAATGCTTGGAATTTATTTAGAAAAAAGATTTTCCAAAAATAAAAGTAATGATATAGTTAAAGGTTTTGTTACTACAAGTATAATGTTTAATGTAGGAGCAATGGCCATTGTTGGTTCTATAAAAAGCGGTCTTTCTGGAAATAACGAGATACTGTTTATCAAAGCATTGCTTGATGGTGTAGCTTCTCTGATTTTTTCATCAAAATATGGAATAGGAGTTTTATTTTCAGCAATTACAGTCTTTCTTTATCAGGGAACTATATTTCTTTTTGCTTTTTTTATAAAAAGTGGTCTTGATGATGCTATTATTAATCAAATATCTGTTGTTGGAGGTCTTATGATGATAGGACTAGGAATAAATCTTTTATTCAATAAAAATATAAAAATAGGAAATCTTATGCCAGCATTATTCATTCCTATTATATATAAAGTTATTGTATCATTTTTTTAG
- a CDS encoding putative heme-binding protein A precursor, with protein MKKIFFIFLVMLGLIGCSDKTEKTAGTEKPKKEQVLRVGLNGKPKGVDPHMYSEVIGGIMSQQIFNSLVEIDENGNIVPELAESWEFKDPTTLIFKLQKGVKFHNGDELKASDVVFSINRMKNKPASMVMVDPISGVEALDDCTVKITLSKPFSSILYNLAHPRTSILNERSVKEQNDDLSIAGIGTGPFKLIEWGTGEQITLESFKDHFQGAPKFDKLLVKTITENTARAMALEAKDIDIAYTVAPIDLENLKNNPDLVIISKPVVLTEAITFNFNKEKFHNKALREAIAMAIDKKGIIEAIYNGLAIEANSPVSNVAFGYSDKVTGLPRNMEKAKQLVEENGLTGTKLKVITNDNPSRVQVAQIIQSNLKEIGLELEIEVVAWATYLQDLANANFELKLGGWSGGTGDSDNILFPLYHSSSAGAAGNHGRYKNPELDKYIEAGRATSDPAERKRNYEIAQQMIQDDIVCVPLYYSMDNMVMRKNIKNFKFRSTYFHVIKDIEF; from the coding sequence ATGAAAAAAATATTTTTTATTTTTCTTGTTATGTTAGGACTCATAGGATGTTCTGATAAAACAGAAAAAACAGCAGGAACTGAAAAACCTAAAAAGGAACAAGTTTTAAGAGTTGGATTAAATGGAAAACCAAAAGGTGTTGATCCACACATGTATTCAGAAGTAATTGGGGGAATAATGTCTCAACAGATTTTTAACAGTCTGGTAGAGATAGATGAAAATGGAAACATAGTTCCTGAATTAGCTGAAAGCTGGGAATTTAAAGATCCTACTACACTTATATTCAAATTGCAAAAAGGAGTTAAATTTCACAATGGTGATGAATTAAAAGCTTCAGATGTAGTATTCAGTATTAACAGAATGAAAAATAAACCAGCAAGTATGGTTATGGTTGATCCTATTTCAGGAGTAGAGGCACTTGATGATTGCACTGTAAAAATTACTCTGTCAAAACCTTTCTCATCAATATTGTATAATCTTGCTCATCCGAGAACTTCTATATTGAATGAGAGAAGTGTAAAAGAACAAAATGATGATCTTTCTATAGCTGGTATTGGAACTGGACCTTTCAAGCTTATTGAATGGGGAACTGGGGAACAGATTACTTTAGAATCTTTCAAAGATCATTTCCAAGGAGCACCTAAATTTGACAAGCTTCTAGTTAAAACTATAACAGAAAATACTGCGAGAGCTATGGCACTAGAAGCAAAAGATATAGACATTGCTTATACAGTTGCACCTATTGATTTAGAAAATCTTAAAAATAATCCTGATTTAGTAATTATAAGTAAACCTGTAGTTCTTACTGAAGCAATTACATTTAATTTTAATAAAGAAAAATTTCACAACAAAGCTCTTAGAGAAGCTATTGCTATGGCCATTGATAAAAAAGGAATTATCGAGGCTATTTATAATGGACTTGCTATTGAGGCAAATTCCCCTGTAAGTAATGTGGCTTTTGGATATTCAGATAAAGTAACTGGACTTCCTAGAAATATGGAAAAAGCTAAACAGTTAGTTGAAGAAAATGGTCTAACTGGAACTAAACTAAAAGTAATAACTAATGACAATCCATCAAGGGTACAAGTAGCTCAAATTATTCAATCAAATCTTAAAGAAATAGGATTAGAACTTGAAATTGAAGTTGTAGCATGGGCTACTTATCTTCAAGATCTTGCTAATGCTAACTTCGAATTAAAACTTGGAGGATGGAGTGGTGGAACTGGAGATTCTGATAATATCCTTTTCCCTTTATATCATAGCAGCTCAGCTGGTGCAGCTGGAAATCATGGAAGATATAAAAATCCTGAACTTGATAAATATATAGAAGCTGGTAGAGCTACTTCTGATCCAGCAGAAAGAAAACGTAACTATGAAATAGCTCAGCAAATGATTCAAGATGATATTGTTTGTGTACCTTTATATTACTCAATGGACAATATGGTAATGAGAAAAAATATCAAAAACTTTAAATTCAGATCTACATATTTCCATGTTATAAAAGATATTGAGTTTTAG